The Nostoc sp. PCC 7524 nucleotide sequence CCATCTACTAACACTGGGGGACGAATCTCCGAATCAAAGTCTATAAGGGCAATTTGCTCCTTAACGCCCAAATTCTTAATGTAATTTAATAAAGTATTCTGTACGGCGGGTAATTTATTTCCCTCCATTGAACCAGAAGAATCAACAACTACCACCACTAGAGAAGGTTTCTTAGAAGCTTCTTGCCAAGATTTCAACATAGCATCTACCACCTCTGGTTTAGGTGGTCGGAGAGAATCATACTTAGCTTGAGATTCCACACCAAAATCTGGGGAAAACTTTGCACCTAAAGCTACACCGGGAGTTCCTGGCCTTAAACCTAAATCAGTGGCAATTTTTTGAGTTTCCGGCGATCGCCAATAAGTGATAAACTTCTGGGCAGCTGCCTTCTCATCCGCACTCACCCAAGGCGCATTCGGTATAATCGCCCGCATATTAGATGTAAACGTTGCTTTCGGATACACGGCTGTATAACGCTGCTGTCCTGGTTGCAAGCTAGAATTAGCGGTAATCACACTAGACTCGTACACAGACCCCACAGAAGCCCAAAACGGGCCATTTTTCACCATCGCTTGGGCAAGAGAATTAGTAGACACCCCATAACGGGTAATTTTGCTTTGAATTTGCTGAATTTGTGGCTGAAACTTCTGTACATCAGCAATAGTCAACTCTTCAGGACGCTTACCCGATACACTGGCATATTGAGCTACCAGTGTTTGTAAACCGGAATTAGAACGCGTCGGTGCAGTGTGGACATAGTTCACTGTTAACGCCGGTGCGCTGGGGTCAATATCTTTATGAGTTTTCGCTGTCACCAAAGCTTGATAAGGATCAGCAACTTTTCTCAGACCTTGAGCTACATCTGACTGCGCCATAAATACCATTGGGGTATTTGCTATTAAGGGTGCATCGGTAATGTCAGGAATATAATTTTGCCCTGGGAACAGTTGGTTAATGCGGTAAACTAGCTGATTGTGATATATATCTCCATCCAAAGAAATAATCGTCGGTAATTCCACTGCATCCGCTTGCAGAGTACCATTTTTCAATTGAGTAGCGGAATTAACTACCGTGGTTACTACGTCCCCGCTACCCTGTGCTTCACAACTTACCCGAAATTCTGTCCCAGAATCTAACTTTGGTTGGGTAGCATTAAAATTATTTGCGGCTTGGGTGCAAAAATCACCCAAGGCACTACCCACCAAAAGTTTTACTTTCAAACCCGTAAATTTATCATCAGAGTTGGCATTACCATTACAAGCTGTTAGTAATAGTAAACCAAAGGCTGCTGTCAAACGTGTAATTGACCAAGACCCTATGAGACTCATGTATTTAGAAGGGAATGGGGAATAGGGAAGAAACTGCTTAGATTTTCACTCAGTTTTGTCAAAAGTCAAATAAGAATCTTCGATAACTA carries:
- a CDS encoding VWA domain-containing protein — translated: MSLIGSWSITRLTAAFGLLLLTACNGNANSDDKFTGLKVKLLVGSALGDFCTQAANNFNATQPKLDSGTEFRVSCEAQGSGDVVTTVVNSATQLKNGTLQADAVELPTIISLDGDIYHNQLVYRINQLFPGQNYIPDITDAPLIANTPMVFMAQSDVAQGLRKVADPYQALVTAKTHKDIDPSAPALTVNYVHTAPTRSNSGLQTLVAQYASVSGKRPEELTIADVQKFQPQIQQIQSKITRYGVSTNSLAQAMVKNGPFWASVGSVYESSVITANSSLQPGQQRYTAVYPKATFTSNMRAIIPNAPWVSADEKAAAQKFITYWRSPETQKIATDLGLRPGTPGVALGAKFSPDFGVESQAKYDSLRPPKPEVVDAMLKSWQEASKKPSLVVVVVDSSGSMEGNKLPAVQNTLLNYIKNLGVKEQIALIDFDSEIRPPVLVDGTPEGRDRGLQFISGLRADGGTNLYDAAIYARNWLQQNRRKDAINAVLILTDGEDSGSQISLDQLSSELQKSGFSTDQRIGFFTVGYGKEGEFNPDALKKIAELNGGYYSKGNPETIARLMSDLQVEF